One Agelaius phoeniceus isolate bAgePho1 chromosome 6, bAgePho1.hap1, whole genome shotgun sequence DNA window includes the following coding sequences:
- the DEGS2 gene encoding sphingolipid delta(4)-desaturase/C4-monooxygenase DES2: MGNRVTRGDFEWVYTEQPHTQRRKEILAKYPEIKTLMGPDPHLKWIVSGMVFTQLLACYLVKDLSWKWIFFWAYAFGGCINHSLTLAIHDISHNVAFGNKQARWNRWFAIFANLPVGVPYSASFKKYHIDHHRYLGGDSLDVDIPTDFEGWFFCTPLRKLLWLFLQPLFYSLRPLYVNPKAITRMEILNALVQFSIDLIIYYLWGLKPVIYLIAGTILCLGFHPISGHFIAEHYMFLKGYETYSYYGPLNWLTFNVGYHMEHHDFPSIPGCRLPMVKKIAAEYYDNLPHHQSWIRVLWDFVFDDTLGPYSRVKRLCKLAKES, from the exons CAAAGTATCCAGAGATCAAGACTCTGATGGGACCAGATCCACATTTAAAGTGGATTGTATCTGGAATGGTTTTCACGCAGCTTCTGGCATGCTACCTGGTGAAAGACTTATCTTGGAAATGGATTTTCTTCTGGGCTTATGCTTTTGGGGGTTGCATCAACCACTCCCTGACCCTCGCCATCCATGACATTTCACACAACGTGGCCTTTGGGAACAAGCAGGCCAGGTGGAACCGATGGTTCGCAATCTTTGCCAACTTGCCCGTCGGTGTGCCCTACTCTGCCTCCTTCAAGAAATACCACATTGACCATCACCGCTacctgggaggggacagcctGGACGTGGACATTCCCACAGACTTTGAGGGCTGGTTTTTCTGCACTCCGCTCCggaagctgctgtggctgttcctgcagcctctgttCTACAGTCTGAGGCCGCTGTATGTGAACCCCAAAGCAATCACACGGATGGAAATCCTCAATGCGCTCGTCCAGTTCTCTATAGACCTCATCATTTACTACCTGTGGGGGCTCAAACCTGTTATTTACTTAATAGCAGGTACTATTCTTTGCTTGGGTTTTCATCCCATTTCTGGGCACTTCATAGCAGAACACTACATGTTCCTGAAAGGGTATGAGACATACTCTTATTATGGACCTCTGAACTGGCTCACCTTCAATGTAGGCTACCACATGGAGCACCATGACTTCCCCAGCATTCCTGGATGCAGATTGCCCATG GTGAAGAAGATTGCAGCAGAATATTATGATAACCTCCCACATCACCAGTCCTGGATTCGAGTTCTGTGGGACTTTGTTTTTGATGACACTCTTGGTCCTTATTCAAGGGTTAAGAGACTGTGCAAGCTGGCAAAGGAAAGCTAA